The Phormidium yuhuli AB48 DNA window GTCCAAGCTTCAAGAGTTTGTAATGAGGGGTCTCCCTGTTCAGCCGCCGCCGTAATCGTCGCTCGTTTACTCCCCGTCAGCACCAGCAGCCAGTTGGTACGATACCACCAGCCCCAGATGAGAGCCGACCCCACCACAGCCGCCCCCAACTGCAAAAATCGTCCCCATTGGCGACTCAGCAGCAACGCCCCTAACGTCCAGAGAATGGGAACCACCAAAAATAGAGCAATGGACTGTTTTAAGAACACCCCCAACCCCAGGGAAAGCCAAAACAGAATCGCCCACCAGCCGCGATGATGCTGGCTATTACGCCAACGGGTTAAACTCCAGAGAATGGTCGAGGTGGCGGCCACGAGAGGATAATCCAGAACATAGTGAAAGCGGAACGTCACCAGGCCCGGAAACAGAGTGCAGAGTGCAGCGGCCCACAGGCCCACACGGGGTGAGGATAAATGCTGCCCCAAATCGAAGACTGTAAACAGCAGCAGTCCCGTCCAAGCGATATAGGGTAAAAAGGCGACTTGGCTGGAGAGTCCAAAGAGATTGTGGAAGGGAACGGTGATGAGATAAATAAAGGGGGGAATCTTGGAGGATAATAGCCAGAGATTCGTCCACCACTCTCCCGAAAACCAGTCTGGAGTTTGCAGGGCCCACCAGTAATTGAGGCTTCCCGTGAGGTAATCAGCCGTATCCCAGTCGGGAACCCCACGATCAATGGCTAGCCAGAGGCGATCAATGACAACGGCGATCGCCCAAAATATCAGTAAGGGAAGGCCCCAGGGTTTCCTGAAGGCGGGAAAAATCTGTGGAATCCGGTTCGCTAAACTTAAAGGGTGCATCCGTCTACAAAGTTTTATCAGGAATTGTCAAGCCAGATTGGTATAGTGCAGTGAATGGTTTGTGTTGTGAGGTTTTGTTTATGAAGTCTAAACCGGTCTCTCGCTTAACGCGGCATCTGGTCACGGTTCCCCTGATTACCTTGAGCTGGGTGATGACAGCTGAAGCCATCGAAAGCCAAAAGAACCTTTATAACCCTACCCGCTTACCGCCCAACGGTGAAGTGTCAGGGGTTCTCTCGGAAAATGATATTCCCACGGGACAGGGGGGGTTTGCCCATGACTATGTGGTGGAGTTGGAGGCAGGAGATCAAATTACCGTTGATGTTACCTCCGATAGCTTTGATACCATCGTCTCCTTGCTGACTCCCGATGGCCTGACGATCGGTGAGAATGATGACGGTCCTGATGGAACCACCAACTCACTCTTGTTCATGCGCATCCAACGCTCGGGAACCTATATTATCCGAGTTCGCGCTTTCGGAGCCGGAGGAACGGGTCCATTTAATCTTAGGCTAACTCGTCTACGGCCCATGTAATCGCCCAATCCCTATCAGTGGGGCGACTGGCTCCGCTGATACCCGGCTTGCACCAGGTCAGACAAATTTTTTGGCTGAGAGGGGTTGCCTTTTCAAAATACATCTGTTAGGATGTTTAAGCACTGAAAAACAGAGACGTTTTTGAGTCACCCCTAGCCGGGATAGCTCAGTCGGTAGAGCAGAGGACTGAAAATCCTCGTGTCGGCGGTTCAAATCCGCCTCCTGGCATTCTAATTTTTAGATTGATGTTGAGGGTTAGTCTGGGTCTAGTGACAACACTTCACATCCAAACCGAGACGGCTCCTGTTACGGTATCCCTCCCGGACTTGCCTCAGATGAGTCATGAGGAGTTCTTACGCTTTTGCCAGGCGAACGAACCCCTGCGGATTGAGCGGGCCGCCACGGGGGAGGTTGAAATTATGCCACCGGCGTTTTCCGATACGGGAAATCGTAACTTTAACCTAGCTCTACAACTGGGAATTTGGACAGAGCAAGATGGAACTGGCTTAGGTTTTGATTCTAGTGCTGGGTTTACCCTCCCTAACGGGGCCATGAGATCACCAGATGCGTCTTGGATAAGACGTGCCAAATGGGAGCGACTCAGTGAGGAGGAGAAGGCCTCCTTTGCGCCGATTTGCCCGGATTTTGTCGTGGAATTGCGCTCTAAAAGCGATGCACTGGCAACGTTGCAAGCTAAGATGCAAGACTACATCGATAATGGTGTCTCCTTAGCCTGGCTCATCGATCGCCAGCAACGTCGGGTTTGGATCTATCGCCCCCAACAGACTCCCCAATGTCTGGAAAACCCAGTACAGGTGAGTGGAGAGCCTGAATTACCGGGTTTTTGGCTAACCATGGACCGCATTTGGTAGAGGGTGGTATCACTCAGAAACTAGCAGTTTAGGGCGATCGCGCTTCAACATAAACGTGGCTAGAATAATGCCAACAATCGCCAACCCCCCCATGGGATAAAAAGCATAGACATAGCTTCCAAACCAATCCCGCAGTTGTCCCGCCACCAACGTTCCCAACAGGGCCCCCACTCCATAGGCCGTAAAGACAATCCCGTAATTTTGAGCATAATCATCGGGATTAAACAGCCGCAGCGTCGCCGTCGGGGCCAAGGCTAACCATCCCCCCAGAGAAAACCAGAACAGGGAAAACGCCACAATATAAGTCGCCACCTGTCCTTCCCCAGCATTCAGCATCAAAATGCAGCCAATGAGAATCAGGGTGTAGGAGGCGATCGCCACATAACGAGGTTGCAGGCGATCGCACAGCCAACCAAACAGCGGACGACTCACCCCATTAAACAGAGCAAAAATCGAGACACTGGTAGCCGCCATCGCTGAATCAATGGCAATCAATTCCTCACCCACAGGACTTGAGATCCCAATGGCACTTAAGCCCACAAACGTACCAATCGTATAACACATCCACAGTCCATAAAACGAGGGACTTTTAAGCATCTTATCCGGATAACTCACCGGAAGTGATCGCTTCTGTTGACCCCTTGCCGTTGGGCTAGGAATCCAACAGGTTGGCGGTAACGTCATCGTCGTCGAAATTGCCAAAATAATCAGGGTAAACGTCACCCCCAAAATCAACAAACTCCGTTGAACCCCATAGGTATCAATCAAACCTTTCGCCAGAGGTGCCGTCACCAGAGGGGACAACCCAAAGCCAACAATCGTCAACCCCACCGCCAGGCCCTTCTTATCCGGGAACCAACGAGCCGCCACTGCCATGGGAATCCCATAGGTAATCCCCACGCCAATTCCCGCAATCACACCATAGCCAAGAACCATCACCCCAATTCCATCGGCAAAACTCGCCAGACTATAGCCAATTCCCACCACGATGGCACCAATCGCCGTCATTAAACGAGTTCCCATGCGGGTAATATAGAACCCAGCAATGGGCATGGTGATGGCGTAACACAGCAGCGCAATCATATAGGGTAATAAACTTTGCGTCGCCGTCAAATTCAGTTCGGCTTCCAGGGGTCTCCTAAAAATACTCCAAGAATAGACCGTCCCCAAACAGAGTAAGACAAGCATTCCCAAGGGAATCAGAAACCACCGCCCCCGTTCAGCGGGAAGTCCAAACAGTGTTAGGTCTGATCCCTGTGTTGAGCTATTCATCACTGACCCTTCTTGATAGATTTCTAAAATCTATAAGAATCAAGAAAGATAATCAAGTCCAGTCGAGACATTCCTTAACATCCAGACCATCGGCCAAAATTCCGGTCTCTATCTGGGTTACAATCGGGACAACGCAGAGACGCAGATGGGGCCCAAGGACGTTGTCTACATACACAGGTCGTTATCAAAGCCGGTTTTTTAACTTTGTCGCTGAACAGTCCCTGCGATTAAGTACGGCAACCGCCAAAGCCGCCCGCCACGTCCGCTTTGCGGCGCAGACCGCCGTGCAAGCGGTGCTGTATCCAGTTTACGCCATCTTCCAAACCGCTCGCCGTCTCGATCGCCAATTCAGCAGCCGCAGCCGTCAGGCCAACCCACTTCCCGCCTGCGATCGCCCCATCGAAGACGTCCTCGAAGAAGTCGAACGGCTCAACCTCACCTCAGAGCCAATTCGCGGCATTGCCAGTTCCCGTGCCGACGGACAGTTACAATTAGTCAGCCCAGAGAATCGCCCCCTGGATGTGATTCCACCCTCCCAGCAAGACCATCTCGATCAGTATCTTCTCCAGGCGATCGCCAGCTATTGGCATCAAACCCTCAAAGCCGTACGTCCCGCCCCTAAACCCTATCCCGTACGAATCTTTAAGCGAGCCATGGTTTGGGTGCAACGGAGTCCCCTAGCCCTGAGCTTAAACTGGTTTAACGAATCCGAGTTAGTCAAAACCCCCCGTCCCTCTCGTCAACTTCCCGAATCCGAACCCCAGGGATTCCCCCTCTCCCCCCAAGCCGTCGCCCTCATCGATCGCCAAATCGCCCATCTCGAAAACGAGTATCTTCTCCCCATCGTCGAAGAACCCGAGCCAGCCTGGGTAAAAATCCAACTCATTGTCAAAGCGGCGTTCGATTACTTTTTCGGCTCTAACCCAGAGACTCCTGACGAAGCGACCCCTCCCCAGACTGGACTGAAACCCCCTAGCAACAGATCCCCCTCCCTCAGCGGAACCCAACAGCGGCAACTCGCCGCCGCCCCTGGGGACCTCAAGCGTCAGGGACCAACCTCCTTACAAGGCTTTGAACCGAGTGGCGATGGTTCCCGCTTATATGAGCGAGTTCAAGAACTCATTGAACGGGCGATCGCCTACTTCTTCAACCTCGACAGTCCCCATCATCCCAGGACAGACCAGACGGTCAGCTTACCGGACCCCTGGGACAGTCCAGAACTGCCCCCAAAACATCCCTTACAGGTCATCGCTGGAGCCACCGCCGCCATTCCCCTCCCAGAAGGCGTCCGCCTCAAAACACCCTGGACGGAGTTGTGCCAACCCCCCCTACGCCCCGAGGCTCCTGGAGAACTGGTGTCTCCCCAAGCTCCCAAGTCCGGTAAACCTCAAACCGTTCAAGCCACGAGTTCACCCTTAGCCCAGTCTCAACCCTCAGAAACACCAGGGGAGCTAACCTCAGTAGACCGCTACTCCAAACAAGAATGGCAACCGGAGTTTAAACCCGAATGGATTGAGGCCTATGTGAACGATGTCCACTATGTCCGACATCCTTTAGAAACCGTCTTACATTGGCTCGATAGCCTCTTAGTCAAGCTAGAAACTTGGGTCATCAATCTCTGGAAAACACTATTCAACCGTGACTAATTGGCCCGTCCAATCGAGGACCCCCTTCTTAGACGCTCTCAAAACCCAAGCCAATGCCCCTCAAACCCCCTTTTACTTTCCCGGCCACAAACGGGGAGGGGGAATTGCTGAACCCTTAAAAGATTGGCTCGGAGATGCGGTTTTTCAGGGAGATTTACCCGAACTGCCGAAACTGGATAATCTCTTCCAACCCCAGGGCCCGCTTCGGGACGCCCAAGACTTAGCAGCAGCAGCCTTTGGCGCTCAACAGACCTGGTTTTTAACCAACGGGTCCACCGCCGGGGTGATGGCCGCCATTTTAGCCACCTGTCATCCTGGGGAGAAACTGGCCCTAGCGCGAAATAGTCATCAATGTGCGATCGCCGGTCTAATCCTAGCGGGAGTGGAGCCAGTCTTCATTCAGCCAGAATACGACGCCACCTGGGATATAGCCCTGAGAGTCAGCCCAGAAGCCCTAGAAACCACCTTAAATCAACATTCCGACATCAAAGCCGTTTTAGTCGTCTCACCCACCTATCACGGAGTTTGTAGTGATATTGCCCCCTTAGCCGACTGTTGCCATCGTCATCAGATCCCCCTAATTGTGGACGAAGCCCATGGGGCCCATTTAGGCTTTCATCCCCAATTGCCCCCCTCGGCCCTACAGAGTCATGCTGACCTGGTAATTCAGTCCACCCATAAGAGTTTAACCGCCCTGTCCCAAGGCGCGATGTTGCACTCTCAGGGCGATCGCATCAGCCGCCAGCGTCTGCAAGCCAGCCTACCCCTCGTACAGTCCACCAGTCCCAACTCCCTGATTCTCGCCAGCCTAGACATGGCCCGCCAACAAATCGCCACCCAGGGACACCAGCACTTACAAGCCTGTTTAGACCTCGCCCAACAGGTGCGATCGCACCTCAGCCAACTCCCCGCCGTCGCCCTGTCCCCCCACGCCGACGACCCCACCCGTCTCACCCTACGGCTTGGCCAGCAAAGCGGCTATCATCTCGACGAACAACTCGCCGCCGACTTTGGAGTCCTCTGTGAACTACCACAACAGCATCATCTCACCTTCGCCCTAACCATCGGCAACCATCCCATCCACGGCGAGGAACTTCTCCAAGCCATCACGCAACTGGCCCAAGCCGCCCCAACCCCAGCCCCCCTCGCCCTCAGTCCCTTACCCCCACTTCCCCCCATGAGTCTCACTCCTCGTCAGGCCCATTTCGCCCCCAAAGAAACTCTCCCCCGCCACCAGGCCCTGGGACGGATTTCCGGAGAACTCATTTGTCCCTATCCCCCAGGGATTCCCCTCCTGATTCCCGGCGAACGCATCACCGAGAGCGCCCTAACTCAACTCAGCAGCACCCTAGCCGCCGGAGGCCTCTTAACAGGTTGTCAAGATATAACAGGAGAACATCTACAGGTCATAGCCAGGACTAGCTAACAAGGCAGCTCAAGTTGTCTGTTGGGGGGGGGCTTTTCTTCATAGCCTTTGTTTGCTGCAAGTTTTCTGTTATAATATCGCCGTAGTCTGGACAAAGTTCGTGGGTTTTGCCTATCTTTAAATACTAAAAAACTACCTAAATTGCATAAAAATCATGAATCAATCTAATGAAAATTTTCCAACACTAGATGATATAAAGTCTCTTGAGCAACAGATAAATGAGCAATCTAAAAAAATTGAGTTTTACATAACTGAGTACACGATTGAAATATTGGCATTGAAGTTGCAGAACGGAGATTTTGAAGTTCCTGACTACCAGCGTGAGTACACCTGGGAACCCGAAAGAAAATCTAGGTTTATCGAATCTATATTCATGGGCCTACCCATCCCATTTTTGTTTTTTTGGGAAAGTCCCGAAACCGGAAAACTAGAGATTGTCGATGGGTCTCAAAGGCTAAGAACCATTAAGGAATTTATTTATGATGACTTCAAGTTAGGCAATTTACAGCTCTTGTCATTACTCAGCAATTTTAGATTTGTCCAGCTATCAGAATCTCGACAAAGAAAATTTAAAAACAAATCGATCCGAGGAATTGTCTTAAATGAACACACAGATGAAGCCTCCAGATTTGAGTTATTTGAACGTATCAACACAGGCAGTAAGGTTGCTAGACCAGCAGAACTAAGACGGGGAGCCTTACATGGATTATTTCAGGAGTTGGTTAGGGAATTAGCCGAAGAAGAAATGTTTAAAGCTCTGGCTCCTCTATCTAAAAAAGAGATTAAGGAGCGTCAACGAGAAGAACTTGTTACACGATTTTTTGCCTATGGTGATGGCTTGGATGACTATAAAGACAAAGTTTCTCCTTTCTTATTCAATTACACAAAAAAGATGAATGCTAAATTTGAAAAAAATCGACAACAGAAAGATGTATATCGTGACCGTTTCGTTGAGACCATGGAATTTATCAGACGAGTATTTCCTCATGGCTTTCGCAAAACTCCTAAGGGGCGGGCCACCCCAAAAGCACGCTTTGAGGCAATTTCAATTGGTAGTTTTTTAGCGTTACAGCAAAGACCGGCACTTAAAAACGAGGATATTGATGTTACATCCTGGCTGAGTAGTCAAGAGTTTGCCAAAATCACAGGTGCTGATGGAGCTAACGCAATCGGTCGTTTAAAAAAGAGAATTTACTTTGTCCGTGATAGGCTTTTAGGAGCTTAAGAATGTTTGACTTAAAGCCAGATTTTCAGGAGCGTTTACATGAAATAGAAGTATATTTAGATTTTTTAGACTCTGTTAATAGCCATATTCAATCAGGCTTGATTGGACAGGATGAAAGTCACTTAAAAATCGACCCTAATCACCAAAAAATACTACATTCAAGTGTTTATCTTCAACTCTACAGTTTAGTAGAATCAACAGTGGTACAATGTCTAGGTGCT harbors:
- a CDS encoding aminotransferase class I/II-fold pyridoxal phosphate-dependent enzyme → MTNWPVQSRTPFLDALKTQANAPQTPFYFPGHKRGGGIAEPLKDWLGDAVFQGDLPELPKLDNLFQPQGPLRDAQDLAAAAFGAQQTWFLTNGSTAGVMAAILATCHPGEKLALARNSHQCAIAGLILAGVEPVFIQPEYDATWDIALRVSPEALETTLNQHSDIKAVLVVSPTYHGVCSDIAPLADCCHRHQIPLIVDEAHGAHLGFHPQLPPSALQSHADLVIQSTHKSLTALSQGAMLHSQGDRISRQRLQASLPLVQSTSPNSLILASLDMARQQIATQGHQHLQACLDLAQQVRSHLSQLPAVALSPHADDPTRLTLRLGQQSGYHLDEQLAADFGVLCELPQQHHLTFALTIGNHPIHGEELLQAITQLAQAAPTPAPLALSPLPPLPPMSLTPRQAHFAPKETLPRHQALGRISGELICPYPPGIPLLIPGERITESALTQLSSTLAAGGLLTGCQDITGEHLQVIARTS
- a CDS encoding DUF262 domain-containing protein, which produces MNQSNENFPTLDDIKSLEQQINEQSKKIEFYITEYTIEILALKLQNGDFEVPDYQREYTWEPERKSRFIESIFMGLPIPFLFFWESPETGKLEIVDGSQRLRTIKEFIYDDFKLGNLQLLSLLSNFRFVQLSESRQRKFKNKSIRGIVLNEHTDEASRFELFERINTGSKVARPAELRRGALHGLFQELVRELAEEEMFKALAPLSKKEIKERQREELVTRFFAYGDGLDDYKDKVSPFLFNYTKKMNAKFEKNRQQKDVYRDRFVETMEFIRRVFPHGFRKTPKGRATPKARFEAISIGSFLALQQRPALKNEDIDVTSWLSSQEFAKITGADGANAIGRLKKRIYFVRDRLLGA
- a CDS encoding Uma2 family endonuclease → MTTLHIQTETAPVTVSLPDLPQMSHEEFLRFCQANEPLRIERAATGEVEIMPPAFSDTGNRNFNLALQLGIWTEQDGTGLGFDSSAGFTLPNGAMRSPDASWIRRAKWERLSEEEKASFAPICPDFVVELRSKSDALATLQAKMQDYIDNGVSLAWLIDRQQRRVWIYRPQQTPQCLENPVQVSGEPELPGFWLTMDRIW
- a CDS encoding L-lactate MFS transporter; the protein is MNSSTQGSDLTLFGLPAERGRWFLIPLGMLVLLCLGTVYSWSIFRRPLEAELNLTATQSLLPYMIALLCYAITMPIAGFYITRMGTRLMTAIGAIVVGIGYSLASFADGIGVMVLGYGVIAGIGVGITYGIPMAVAARWFPDKKGLAVGLTIVGFGLSPLVTAPLAKGLIDTYGVQRSLLILGVTFTLIILAISTTMTLPPTCWIPSPTARGQQKRSLPVSYPDKMLKSPSFYGLWMCYTIGTFVGLSAIGISSPVGEELIAIDSAMAATSVSIFALFNGVSRPLFGWLCDRLQPRYVAIASYTLILIGCILMLNAGEGQVATYIVAFSLFWFSLGGWLALAPTATLRLFNPDDYAQNYGIVFTAYGVGALLGTLVAGQLRDWFGSYVYAFYPMGGLAIVGIILATFMLKRDRPKLLVSE
- a CDS encoding PPC domain-containing protein, which translates into the protein MKSKPVSRLTRHLVTVPLITLSWVMTAEAIESQKNLYNPTRLPPNGEVSGVLSENDIPTGQGGFAHDYVVELEAGDQITVDVTSDSFDTIVSLLTPDGLTIGENDDGPDGTTNSLLFMRIQRSGTYIIRVRAFGAGGTGPFNLRLTRLRPM